GGTGCCGCACCTTGATGCTTCGCGCCCAGGACGCGCCGTCCGATCGATCAATCATGAGTAAACCTTCATGCACACATTGTGCATTTTCACTAGGAGAGCGACAGGGTCGTCATGAAAATACCTTCATCTTTCATGACAGCCCTCTGAGGAAGCCCCCGTGCCCCAACCCATCACGCACATCTCCAGGATCCTGATCGGTGCCGCGCTCGCGGCCGTCGCGGCCGCCACCGCGTACGCGCAGGCAAGCTACCCCAGCCGGCCGGTGCGCCTGGTCGTATCGCAAGCCCCGGGCGGCAGCAGCGACACCATCGCGCGCTTGTGGGCCGAACACGCCGGCAAGGCCATCGGCGCCACCATCGTGGTGGAGAACAAGCCCGGTGCGGGCGGCCTCATCGCCGCGCAGAACGCGCTGAATGCGCCCGCCGACGGCTACACCCTGCTGCTGGGCAGCGTCTCGCTGATGGTGCTCAACCAGTTCACCTACAAGCCGCTGCCTTACAACCCCGAGAAGGACTTCGTGGGCGTGTCCATGCTGACCACCGTGCCCTTCGTGCTGTCGGCCAACCCGGCCACGGGCATCAAGACGCTCAAGGATCTGACGGAAAAAGCCAAGGCGGCGCCCGGCAAGCTGAACTTCGCCTCCGCCGGCCTGGGCAACTCCACGCACCTGGCCGTCGAACTGGTGGACAACGCCCTGGGCATTTCGATGACCCACATCCCCTACAAGGGCGAGGCCGACGGCGTGCTGGCCACCATCGGCGGGCAGACGGAGGTGATGGCGCCGGTGTATGGCACGGCCTTGCCCCACATCAAGAACCACAAGCTCAATCCGCTGGCCGTGCTGGCACCGCAGCGCACCCCTGAGCTGCCCGATGTGCCCACGCTGGGCGAACTGGGCGTGAAGGGTTTCGACAACATGGGCTGGAGCGCCGTGGTGGCGCGCGCCGGCACGCCGGCCGACATCGTGGAAAAGCTCAACAAGGCCACGCAGGCCTTCCACAAGAGCCCCGACGTGCAGGCCAAGCTCAAGAGCATGGGCGTGATCCCCCTGTCAGGCCCTTCGGCGCTGGTGATGGAGACGACGGTGCGTGACGCCAAGGCCTGGGGCCCCACGCTCGAAGCGCTGAACCTCAGCGCCAAATGAACCGGCAAGCAACGCCCATGAACAAAGAAGCCATGGTGGTCTGCCCGCAGCCGGAGGCCGCCGAATCGGGCATCGACATCCTGCGCGCGGGCGGAAACGCGGTCGATGCCGCCGTGGCCACCGCGCTGGCCCAGACGGTGGTCGATCCGCTGATGTGCGGCATCGCGGGTTTCGGTACCGCCGCCGTCTACCTGCCCGGCGCCCAGGTGCATGAATATTTCGACTTCCACTCGCCCGCGCCGCTGGCCGCCAGGGAGGACATGTGGGAGCACCTGCTGGAGGGCGAGACGCGGGACGGCTTCGGCTTCATCCTCCAGGGCCGTGTCAACGACATCGGCCCCCAGTCCATCGGCACGCCGGCCACGCTCAAGGGCCTGGAGGCGATGCACCAGGCGCACGGCCGCCTGCCGTGGCGCCAGGTGGTGGAGCCGGCGATCCGCTGGGCGGCGGACGGCTACTTCGTGCGCCCCGGCATGCACGCCTTCTGGATCGACGAGCCGGCCATGGGCCGCGTCGGCAACCTCGAACGCCTGCAATACAGCGACGAGGGCCGCCAGCTCTACTGCCGCCCCGACGGGCGCCCCAAGCCCATCGGCGCGCCGCTGCGCAACGACGGCATGGCCGCCGTGCTGCGCCAGATTGCCGAGGAAGGCGCGCGGCCGTTCTACGAAGGCGACCTGGCGCAGCGGATGGTGGCGCACCTGCAGTCGCTGGGCGCGCTGCTCACGCTCGACGACCTGGCCCGGTACCAAGTGCAGCGCAACCCGCCGCTGGTGGGCCGCTACCGCGACCGCACCGTCACCACCAACCAGCCGCCGGGCGGCGGCGCCATGCTGCTGGAGATGCTCAACATCCTCGAGCACTTCGACCTGGCGGGCATGGAGCACAACAGCCCCGGCTACCTGCAGCGGGTGTGCGAGGCCATGAAGAAGGCGACCATCGACAAGGACCGCTGCATCGGGGATCCGAAGTTCTTCGACGTGCCGCTGGAACAGCTGCTGTCCAAGGACATGGCGCGCGAAGTGGCTGAGCAGATCCGCACGGGCCACCGCTTCAACGTGGAGCGCGTGAACCCCGGCGCGCCGGTGCCCCGCGACACCACCCACCTGAGCGTGGTGGACGCCGACGGCAATGCGGTCTCGCTGACCCACTCGCTGGCCATGCCCTCGGGCATCATCACCCCGGGCATGGGCTTCCTGTACAACGGCTGCATGGGCGTGTTCGACCCGCGCCCGGGCCGCGCCGGCAGCATCCGGCCGGGCAAGAGCCGCTTCACATCGTCGTGCCCCACCATGACCTTCAAGGACGGCGCGCTCGACGTGGTGCTCGGCGCCCCCGGCGGCACGCAGATCGCCATGGGCGTGCTGCAGGTGCTGCTCAACGTGATCGACCACGGCATGGAGATGCAGGCCGCCGTGTCGGCGCCGCGCTTCTCGTCCACCAGCAATGCCATCGACGTGTGCAACCGCATTCCGCGTTCCACCACGCGCGCGCTCGAAACACAGGGCTACACGATCGGCCGCAACCCGTACAACTACACGATCGGCTGGGTGCACGGCGTGCAGGTGCAGGCCGACGGCCTGCATGGCGGCGCGGACCCCGGCCGCGACGGCGTGGCGTACCGGCTGCGCTGACGCCCGTTCAGGCCCGGCTGCCCGCGGCCTCCAGCCGAGCCATCGCCTCGTGGACCGCGCCCAGGCGCACATCCTGGCTGCGCGAGGCGTCGACGATCGCCTCCATGATCCGGGAAGCTTGCTGAGCCGATTGCTGGATCTCCCGTATCACGCGGCCCGACGCCTGCACCTTCTCGTTGCCGGCCTGCACGCGGGCCGTCGAGGCGGAGACCAGCCCGCCGATCTCTCGCGCGGCGGCGGCGCTGCGGTGCGCGAGGCTGCGCACCTCGCCCGCGACCACGGCAAACCCGCGGCCCTGTTCGCCCGCGCGCGCGGCCTCCACCGCCGCGTTGAGCGCGAGCATGTTGGTCTGGAAGGCGATGCCGTCGATCAGGCCCACGATATCGGCGATGCGCTTGGAGTCGGCCTGGATCTGCTGCATGGCCGCCATGGCGTCCGCCGAGGCATCCGCGCCATCGAGCGCGACGCTGGCCACCTGGCGGGTGTGCGAATGGGCGTCGCCCGCCTGGCTGGCGCTGTGCCTGACCAGCTGCTTCAGTTCCTCGAACGCGCCTTGCACCATGCGCGTCGCTTCGAAGCGGGCGGTGATGTCGGTGGCGTACTTGACCACCTTGAACGGCTGGCCGGCCTGGTCGAGCACCGGGTTGTAGTTGGCCTCGATCCACACCGTGTTGCCCTCGCGGCCGACACGCTCGAACTGGCCCTGGTGGAACTGCCCGCGCGCCAGGTGCTGCCAGAAGGCCTTGTACGCGGCGCCCTGGCGTTCGTCGGGGCGCACGAACATGCTGTGGTG
Above is a window of Variovorax sp. PMC12 DNA encoding:
- a CDS encoding Bug family tripartite tricarboxylate transporter substrate binding protein — encoded protein: MPQPITHISRILIGAALAAVAAATAYAQASYPSRPVRLVVSQAPGGSSDTIARLWAEHAGKAIGATIVVENKPGAGGLIAAQNALNAPADGYTLLLGSVSLMVLNQFTYKPLPYNPEKDFVGVSMLTTVPFVLSANPATGIKTLKDLTEKAKAAPGKLNFASAGLGNSTHLAVELVDNALGISMTHIPYKGEADGVLATIGGQTEVMAPVYGTALPHIKNHKLNPLAVLAPQRTPELPDVPTLGELGVKGFDNMGWSAVVARAGTPADIVEKLNKATQAFHKSPDVQAKLKSMGVIPLSGPSALVMETTVRDAKAWGPTLEALNLSAK
- a CDS encoding methyl-accepting chemotaxis protein, which codes for MTSFRSLVSFLSGRRVSARRQLQSLYRNQAVIEFTPQGDVVFANEPFLALMGYSLDAIKGRHHSMFVDPAERHSGDYAQFWNRLRRGEPFVGRCRRIAGNGGEVWLQANYSPVLDGAGKVVRVVKYAMDISGQVLRDAESQSQLAAVGRAQAVIEFDLQGRILRANRNFLDAMGYRHESDVVGRHHSMFVRPDERQGAAYKAFWQHLARGQFHQGQFERVGREGNTVWIEANYNPVLDQAGQPFKVVKYATDITARFEATRMVQGAFEELKQLVRHSASQAGDAHSHTRQVASVALDGADASADAMAAMQQIQADSKRIADIVGLIDGIAFQTNMLALNAAVEAARAGEQGRGFAVVAGEVRSLAHRSAAAAREIGGLVSASTARVQAGNEKVQASGRVIREIQQSAQQASRIMEAIVDASRSQDVRLGAVHEAMARLEAAGSRA
- the ggt gene encoding gamma-glutamyltransferase; this translates as MNKEAMVVCPQPEAAESGIDILRAGGNAVDAAVATALAQTVVDPLMCGIAGFGTAAVYLPGAQVHEYFDFHSPAPLAAREDMWEHLLEGETRDGFGFILQGRVNDIGPQSIGTPATLKGLEAMHQAHGRLPWRQVVEPAIRWAADGYFVRPGMHAFWIDEPAMGRVGNLERLQYSDEGRQLYCRPDGRPKPIGAPLRNDGMAAVLRQIAEEGARPFYEGDLAQRMVAHLQSLGALLTLDDLARYQVQRNPPLVGRYRDRTVTTNQPPGGGAMLLEMLNILEHFDLAGMEHNSPGYLQRVCEAMKKATIDKDRCIGDPKFFDVPLEQLLSKDMAREVAEQIRTGHRFNVERVNPGAPVPRDTTHLSVVDADGNAVSLTHSLAMPSGIITPGMGFLYNGCMGVFDPRPGRAGSIRPGKSRFTSSCPTMTFKDGALDVVLGAPGGTQIAMGVLQVLLNVIDHGMEMQAAVSAPRFSSTSNAIDVCNRIPRSTTRALETQGYTIGRNPYNYTIGWVHGVQVQADGLHGGADPGRDGVAYRLR